In Heliangelus exortis chromosome 27, bHelExo1.hap1, whole genome shotgun sequence, the genomic window AGAGCCACCGCACTGGTCCCCGCAGGTGATGGGGATGCCCGAGCCCCCGAACTTTTCGTGGGTGTCAGAGGGGCGTCTGGCCGGGCTGGCCATGCCACGGGAACCGGGGCATTACCGGTTCCTGCTGGCCCAGGGCGTGCGACACCTGGTGTCACTGACGGAGCGGCCACCCCCACACCACGGCTGCTGCCCCGGTGTCCAGCTCCACCGGCTCCGAGTGCCCGACTTCACCCCTCCGACACCCGAGCAGATCCAGACCTTCCTGCAACTGGTGGAAGAGGCCAACGCCCGCGGGGAGGTACAGTGGGGgacggggctggggggggggtgacaccccaagggggaggaggtggcaccCAGGACGGGAGAGGGACACCGCGTCAGGGACACACGCATCC contains:
- the DUSP23 gene encoding dual specificity protein phosphatase 23 encodes the protein MGMPEPPNFSWVSEGRLAGLAMPREPGHYRFLLAQGVRHLVSLTERPPPHHGCCPGVQLHRLRVPDFTPPTPEQIQTFLQLVEEANARGEAVAVHCMLGHGRTGTMLACYLVKEQKMSGSDAIREIRRLRPGSIETREQEEAVIQFCQHLQ